In Halorhabdus tiamatea SARL4B, a genomic segment contains:
- the gfo6 gene encoding D-xylose 1-dehydrogenase Gfo6, which produces MDLDEHFGDFARRDWERYDGAATVRFALIGAGWFTREWALPGIDRADHTEATVVVDVDAERAEALADDHGMTALTPAEFHDGVAETEYDAVYVCTPNATHLEYVETAAAAGKDILCEKPMEADATRAAELVETAQDAGVSLMVGYRMHLDPVVRRSKELIEAGAIGDVVQVHSNMSQRMVAELEGDASDQWRLDPDLAGGGAMMDIGIYPLNTTRFLLDADPVEVSAETGSTHEEFADVEEQVAVRSTFEGGVPVLFTANHNASHDSFLRVTGTEGQIIIDPAFFEREDRGLEVRLDGERHAIDVTNVHQLEEEFAYFADCVLAGRKPEPDGEHALLDMQAIEAIYESAETGGPVTSIGPN; this is translated from the coding sequence AGCGCTACGACGGTGCGGCGACGGTCCGGTTCGCACTGATCGGGGCCGGCTGGTTCACCCGCGAGTGGGCGCTGCCGGGCATCGATCGAGCCGATCACACCGAGGCGACGGTCGTCGTCGACGTCGATGCCGAGCGCGCCGAGGCGCTCGCCGACGACCACGGTATGACCGCACTCACGCCCGCGGAGTTCCACGACGGCGTCGCCGAGACGGAATACGACGCCGTCTACGTCTGTACGCCGAACGCGACCCACCTCGAGTACGTCGAAACCGCCGCCGCGGCCGGCAAGGACATCCTCTGTGAGAAGCCGATGGAGGCCGACGCGACGCGGGCGGCCGAACTCGTCGAGACAGCCCAGGACGCCGGCGTCTCGCTGATGGTCGGCTACCGGATGCACCTCGATCCGGTCGTCCGCCGCTCGAAGGAACTCATCGAAGCGGGCGCGATAGGCGACGTTGTGCAAGTCCACTCCAATATGTCCCAGCGCATGGTCGCGGAGTTGGAGGGTGACGCGAGCGACCAGTGGCGGCTCGATCCCGACCTTGCGGGCGGCGGCGCGATGATGGACATCGGGATCTACCCGCTGAACACGACGCGATTCCTGCTCGACGCCGATCCGGTGGAAGTCTCAGCGGAAACGGGATCGACCCACGAGGAGTTCGCCGACGTCGAGGAGCAGGTCGCCGTCCGGTCGACCTTCGAAGGTGGCGTGCCCGTGCTCTTCACCGCCAACCACAACGCCTCCCACGACAGTTTCCTCCGGGTGACCGGCACGGAGGGCCAGATCATCATCGATCCCGCGTTCTTCGAGCGGGAGGACCGCGGGCTGGAGGTCCGCCTCGACGGCGAGCGCCACGCAATCGACGTGACGAACGTTCATCAACTCGAGGAGGAGTTCGCGTACTTCGCCGACTGCGTGCTCGCCGGTCGCAAGCCCGAACCCGACGGCGAGCACGCGTTGCTCGACATGCAGGCGATCGAAGCGATCTACGAGTCCGCCGAGACCGGCGGACCCGTGACATCGATCGGACCCAATTGA